A genomic region of Desulfosarcina ovata subsp. ovata contains the following coding sequences:
- a CDS encoding acetate--CoA ligase family protein, producing the protein MEGLDALFNPSSVAVVGASSTPGKVGHDIFVNILKGGFTGTLYPVNPKAKSISSVRAYADIQDIPDPIELAIIILPPQQAETAIQHAIDKGVKAVVIVSAGFKEVGGEGLEIERRIVSMCREAGVRVVGPNCLGVINPKADVQLNASFSARMPKAGNISFISQSGALCTAVLDFAADKEFGFSKFVSIGNKADVDELDLLRYFHADPETEVIMLYIEELQRGPEFIKTVKEITGGDRPTPVLAIKSGRTSAGAQAAASHTGSLAGSESVYDAIFIQSGIIRVESINELFDFGTAFAYKNESALGKMRRKVPMGNRVAIVTNAGGPGIVATDMTIHSGLELAKFSEETVEALKSHLPQTANFNNPVDVIGDAAQDRYENALAAVIKDEGVDGALVILTPQSMTNAIGTAEAIVRIAGRSHKPILCCFMGIIDVSAGVKYLQEHGVPVYRFPESAAKTFGALYRYSRWLNRQQLAPFPVKHDKKRASEIIANALDSGQTYIGEIGGTELLKCYGFNVLPTELTTSAEAAGEAAEKMGYPVVMKIVSPQIIHKSDAGGVLVGPDNKDAVMAGYNTIVQNAKTFNPDAEITGVLIQRLAPKGHEVILGMSRYPIFGPLIMFGIGGVFVEVFQDVAFRLAPLTRNGARNMVRSIKGHKLLSGFRGEPKTDIATIERMLVGLSDMVMDHPEIKELDINPLLVHPEGEGVTVADCRFILEKPE; encoded by the coding sequence ATGGAAGGTCTTGATGCACTGTTCAACCCGTCATCCGTGGCGGTGGTCGGCGCCTCCAGCACACCCGGAAAAGTCGGTCATGATATTTTTGTCAATATCCTCAAGGGCGGGTTTACCGGAACCCTTTACCCGGTCAACCCCAAAGCCAAATCCATCTCCAGCGTGCGCGCCTACGCAGACATCCAGGATATCCCGGATCCCATTGAACTGGCAATTATCATTCTTCCCCCGCAACAGGCGGAAACCGCCATCCAGCATGCCATCGACAAAGGCGTCAAGGCGGTGGTCATCGTTTCCGCCGGATTCAAGGAAGTGGGGGGGGAGGGACTTGAGATCGAGCGGCGGATTGTGAGCATGTGCCGTGAAGCCGGTGTGCGCGTGGTCGGTCCCAACTGTCTGGGCGTGATCAATCCCAAGGCCGATGTGCAGCTTAACGCCAGCTTTTCCGCGCGCATGCCCAAGGCTGGCAATATCTCGTTTATATCCCAAAGCGGCGCCTTGTGTACGGCTGTCCTGGATTTTGCCGCGGACAAGGAATTCGGCTTTTCCAAGTTTGTCTCCATCGGCAACAAGGCCGATGTGGATGAACTGGACCTGCTGCGTTATTTCCATGCCGACCCGGAAACCGAAGTGATCATGCTCTATATCGAAGAGCTGCAGCGGGGGCCCGAGTTTATCAAGACGGTAAAGGAGATCACCGGTGGCGACCGGCCCACACCGGTTCTGGCCATCAAATCGGGTCGGACCAGTGCCGGCGCCCAGGCCGCCGCATCCCATACCGGCTCCCTGGCGGGCAGCGAATCGGTGTATGATGCGATATTCATCCAAAGCGGCATCATCCGGGTGGAATCGATCAATGAACTGTTCGATTTCGGGACGGCATTCGCCTATAAAAACGAGAGCGCCCTGGGCAAGATGCGGCGCAAGGTTCCCATGGGCAACCGGGTAGCCATTGTCACCAATGCCGGCGGACCCGGGATTGTGGCCACGGACATGACGATCCACTCCGGCCTGGAACTGGCCAAATTCAGCGAAGAGACGGTCGAGGCCCTGAAGAGCCACCTGCCCCAGACGGCCAACTTCAACAACCCGGTGGACGTGATCGGTGACGCCGCCCAGGACCGTTACGAAAATGCCCTTGCCGCCGTGATCAAAGACGAAGGCGTTGACGGCGCACTGGTGATCCTGACGCCCCAGAGCATGACCAACGCTATCGGCACGGCCGAAGCCATCGTGCGGATTGCAGGGCGTTCCCACAAACCGATCCTGTGCTGTTTCATGGGAATTATCGACGTTTCCGCAGGGGTCAAGTACCTGCAGGAGCACGGCGTGCCGGTGTACCGTTTTCCCGAAAGCGCGGCCAAAACCTTCGGTGCCCTCTATCGTTATTCCCGCTGGCTGAACCGCCAGCAACTCGCCCCGTTTCCGGTCAAGCACGACAAAAAGCGGGCGTCCGAGATTATTGCCAACGCGTTGGACAGCGGTCAGACCTACATCGGCGAGATCGGCGGTACCGAGCTACTCAAGTGTTACGGCTTCAATGTCCTGCCCACCGAGTTGACCACCAGTGCCGAAGCTGCCGGTGAAGCGGCGGAGAAGATGGGCTATCCCGTGGTCATGAAGATCGTCTCCCCCCAGATTATCCACAAATCCGACGCCGGTGGCGTTCTGGTGGGGCCGGACAATAAGGACGCGGTGATGGCCGGATACAATACCATTGTGCAGAACGCCAAAACGTTCAATCCCGATGCCGAGATCACCGGGGTCCTGATCCAGCGCCTGGCCCCCAAGGGCCACGAAGTGATCCTGGGCATGAGCCGCTATCCCATTTTCGGGCCCCTGATCATGTTTGGCATCGGCGGCGTTTTTGTGGAGGTCTTCCAGGATGTGGCTTTCCGCCTGGCCCCCCTGACCCGTAACGGGGCCCGCAACATGGTCCGCAGCATCAAGGGCCATAAATTGCTCAGCGGTTTCCGCGGTGAGCCCAAAACCGACATCGCTACCATCGAACGCATGCTGGTGGGGCTGTCCGACATGGTTATGGATCATCCGGAAATCAAGGAGCTGGACATTAACCCGCTGCTGGTTCATCCGGAGGGCGAGGGGGTTACCGTGGCCGACTGCCGCTTTATCCTCGAAAAGCCGGAGTAG
- a CDS encoding bifunctional acetyl-CoA hydrolase/transferase family protein/GNAT family N-acetyltransferase, with product MTRSLYWADGYVQKLHTAQEAIAMIRPGKRVFIGSATGEPQELVRALSAATMRLSGLEVVRLMSLETTSLSEIADKTLDHSLNIRTIYLGSADTEAIARYMRFITPMNMSEIPGLFLTRKLPIHVALIQVTPPDDFGWMSLGVSVDVTLAAAQSADLVIAQVNPRMPRTMGQSFIHVNNVHVLVEHEEPLLTAELRKRSGAAEWIGKHIARFVEDGSTLQIGLDAASQATVKGLADKNDLGFHSQYITDDVMHLYAKGVITNRKKGLNEGKLVASCAIGSENLYEFLHDNPGVDFRPSDYINDPFIIGQHNRMISMNVAHTIDLTGQVAAEASKHTFFAGVSGIPDFVRGAKRSKGGKSILMLYSASKDGKRSRIVPSLDSTAVVVPRGDVHYVVTEYGAVNLFGKSLQERVLALIGIAHPDHRDWLFNAAKEARLIGGERHLGEATKGIYPIHLEETIVRDGEEITIRPSKPVDERRIQEHYYNLNKKDVQLRFFHDKNSFDRSDVETRSQIDYIKDLTLVAIVGEFGFGKVIGVGEYLLLIESNIAEVAFSISTAYQGKGLGKLFLRKLARAARENGISGLVAYTAPQNKAMVALFKTLPYKVKTTFDGESLMLKCRFDEMADPVGA from the coding sequence ATGACACGCTCATTGTACTGGGCCGATGGTTATGTTCAAAAATTACATACCGCCCAGGAGGCCATCGCCATGATCCGCCCGGGGAAGCGGGTGTTTATCGGCAGCGCCACCGGTGAACCCCAGGAGTTGGTGCGGGCGTTATCGGCGGCGACCATGCGGCTTTCCGGGCTGGAGGTGGTTCGGCTGATGAGCCTCGAAACCACCTCGCTTTCCGAAATTGCCGACAAGACCCTCGACCACAGCCTGAACATCCGTACCATCTATTTGGGCTCGGCGGATACCGAGGCCATTGCCCGCTACATGCGGTTTATCACACCGATGAACATGTCGGAGATTCCCGGCCTCTTCCTCACCCGGAAACTGCCGATTCATGTGGCCCTGATCCAGGTCACGCCACCCGATGATTTCGGCTGGATGAGCTTGGGCGTGTCGGTGGATGTCACCCTGGCGGCCGCCCAGAGTGCCGATCTGGTCATCGCCCAGGTGAACCCGCGGATGCCCCGCACCATGGGGCAGAGTTTTATTCACGTCAACAATGTGCATGTGCTGGTGGAGCATGAAGAGCCGCTCCTGACTGCCGAATTGCGCAAACGTTCCGGGGCGGCCGAATGGATCGGCAAGCACATCGCCCGGTTTGTCGAGGACGGGTCGACCCTGCAGATCGGTCTGGATGCCGCCTCCCAGGCCACGGTCAAGGGGCTTGCGGACAAGAACGATCTGGGGTTTCATTCCCAATACATCACCGACGACGTCATGCACCTGTATGCCAAGGGAGTGATCACCAACCGCAAAAAAGGGCTCAACGAGGGCAAGCTGGTAGCCTCGTGTGCCATCGGCAGCGAGAACCTGTACGAGTTTCTGCATGACAACCCGGGGGTGGACTTCCGGCCGTCCGACTATATCAACGATCCTTTCATTATCGGCCAGCACAACCGCATGATCTCCATGAATGTGGCCCATACCATCGATCTGACCGGCCAGGTGGCTGCCGAAGCGTCCAAGCACACCTTCTTTGCCGGTGTTTCCGGCATTCCGGATTTCGTTCGCGGCGCCAAACGTTCCAAGGGGGGCAAGTCGATTCTGATGCTCTATTCCGCGTCCAAGGACGGCAAGCGCAGCCGCATCGTACCGTCACTGGACAGCACCGCAGTGGTGGTGCCCCGTGGCGATGTCCACTATGTGGTGACCGAATACGGAGCGGTCAACCTTTTCGGCAAGAGCCTGCAGGAGCGGGTGCTGGCCCTGATCGGGATCGCCCATCCGGATCACCGGGACTGGCTTTTCAATGCCGCCAAGGAGGCCCGGCTGATTGGCGGCGAACGCCATCTGGGGGAGGCGACCAAGGGGATTTATCCCATCCACCTGGAAGAGACCATCGTGCGCGACGGCGAAGAGATCACCATCCGGCCATCCAAGCCGGTGGACGAGCGCCGTATTCAGGAGCATTACTACAATCTGAACAAAAAGGATGTTCAGCTGCGTTTTTTTCACGACAAAAACAGCTTCGACCGCAGCGACGTGGAGACCCGTTCCCAGATCGACTACATCAAGGATCTTACCCTGGTGGCGATTGTCGGCGAGTTCGGCTTTGGTAAAGTGATCGGCGTCGGCGAATACCTGCTGCTCATCGAAAGCAACATCGCCGAAGTGGCCTTTTCCATATCCACAGCGTACCAGGGGAAAGGGCTGGGCAAACTTTTTCTGCGCAAATTGGCCCGGGCCGCACGGGAAAACGGGATTTCCGGACTGGTGGCCTACACCGCGCCCCAGAACAAGGCCATGGTGGCGCTGTTCAAGACGCTGCCCTACAAAGTGAAAACCACCTTTGACGGAGAGTCCCTGATGCTCAAGTGCCGCTTCGACGAAATGGCCGATCCGGTGGGCGCATAG
- the nifJ gene encoding pyruvate:ferredoxin (flavodoxin) oxidoreductase — protein sequence MAKKMKTVDGNTAAAHVAYAMSEVAAIYPITPSSPIGEICDEWAANGLKNIFGQTLLVRQLQSEAGAAAAVHGSLAAGALTSTYTASQGLLLMIPNMYKMSGELLPGVLHVTARAIAGHALSIFGDHQDVMAVRQTGFALLASASVQEVMDLGLVAHLAAIDSSVPFVHFFDGFRTSHEIQKIEMIDYADMAGLVNMEALENFRSRATNPEAPELRGTAQNPDIYFQGREAVNAFYEEVPDTVADYMKKVSALTGRKYNLFDYVGDPNADRVIISMGSSCETIEEVVDHLNAGGESVGLVKVRLFRPFSARHLLAAIPATASRITVLDRTKEPGALGDPLYQDICTAFMEQGDMPTIINGRYGLGSKEFNPSMVKAVFDNMNGMVPKNHFTVGIIDDVTHTSLEVETGFDVAPEGTVQCKFWGLGADGTVGANKSAIKIIGDNTDMYAQAYFAYDSKKSGGVTISHLRFGKTPIQSTYLIDSADYIACHNPSYVQTYDVLEGIKEGGSFMLNSPWSLEEMEEKLPASMRRTIARKKLKFYNIDAVAIAGEVGLGGRINMIMQTAFFKAANVIPVDDAIAYLKDQIKSMFGKKGDKIVNMNNAAVDKTLDHLVEIQVPDTWADAGLVAADTADEPEWVTDVMRPMLAQQGDKLPVSAFSPDGIFPVGTTQYEKRGVAINVPEWVMENCIQCNQCAMVCPHAAIRPVLVTDEELSAAPEGFEAKNALGKELKAYKFRVQVFTEDCMGCGNCADICPAKKPALVMKPLGTQIDRQVPNQRYASSLPVREGLVSRNTVKGSQFYQPLLEFSGACAGCGETPYAKLLTQLFGERMVIGNATGCTSIWGGSAPSIPYCVNAEGHGPSWGNSLFEDPAEFTYGMFLGALQQRQQLAEWVAEAVTTDIDDELKAAMEGWLANMKDAEGSKQYGDQIREMLFAYAGNPLLEKIDSLSAHFTKRSYWIFVGDGSAYDISFGGIDHVLASGEDINVMVYDTEVYSNTGGQSSKATPTGSIAKFAASGKKTAKKDLGAMAMTYGYVYVANVGMGANKQQLVKAFTEAEGYDGPSLIMAYAPCINHGIKKGMGKSQEETNLAVKSGYWPLYRYNPLLTAEGKNPFVLDSKEPDGSLQEFLAGEVRYASLQKLFPEEARKLHTRLEAEFTARYAKLKEMAEAEYKPVAATGELAEPAEGGDACTLAGTAEHAGREGADEACDDGRAGN from the coding sequence ATGGCAAAAAAGATGAAGACTGTCGACGGTAACACCGCTGCCGCGCATGTGGCCTACGCCATGAGCGAGGTGGCGGCCATTTATCCGATCACCCCATCGTCTCCCATCGGCGAGATCTGCGATGAATGGGCGGCCAATGGGCTTAAGAATATTTTTGGTCAGACGCTGCTGGTCCGTCAGCTGCAGAGCGAGGCCGGTGCGGCGGCCGCCGTCCACGGTTCCCTGGCCGCCGGTGCCCTGACCTCCACCTATACCGCATCCCAGGGGCTTTTGCTGATGATTCCCAACATGTACAAGATGTCCGGTGAACTCTTGCCCGGCGTCCTGCATGTGACTGCCCGGGCCATCGCGGGCCATGCGCTTTCCATTTTCGGTGATCACCAGGATGTCATGGCGGTTCGCCAGACCGGGTTTGCCCTTCTGGCCTCGGCATCGGTGCAGGAGGTGATGGACCTCGGGCTGGTGGCCCACCTGGCCGCCATCGACAGCAGTGTCCCGTTTGTTCATTTTTTCGACGGATTCCGCACGTCCCACGAAATCCAGAAGATCGAAATGATCGATTATGCGGATATGGCCGGGCTGGTCAACATGGAAGCGCTGGAGAATTTCCGCAGCCGCGCGACCAATCCCGAGGCGCCTGAATTGCGCGGTACCGCCCAGAATCCGGATATCTACTTCCAGGGCCGCGAAGCGGTCAACGCCTTTTACGAGGAAGTGCCGGATACCGTCGCCGACTACATGAAAAAGGTGTCGGCGCTGACCGGCCGAAAATACAACCTGTTCGATTACGTGGGCGATCCCAATGCCGACCGGGTGATCATCTCCATGGGCTCGTCCTGCGAAACCATTGAGGAGGTGGTCGACCACCTCAACGCCGGCGGCGAATCCGTGGGGCTGGTCAAGGTGCGCCTGTTCCGTCCCTTCTCGGCCAGACACCTTTTGGCCGCCATTCCGGCCACGGCGTCGCGGATCACCGTGCTCGACCGCACCAAAGAGCCCGGCGCACTGGGCGATCCGCTCTACCAGGATATCTGTACCGCTTTCATGGAGCAGGGCGACATGCCCACCATCATCAACGGCCGATACGGCTTGGGTTCCAAGGAGTTCAACCCCTCCATGGTCAAGGCGGTGTTCGACAACATGAACGGCATGGTACCGAAGAATCATTTCACCGTGGGCATCATCGACGACGTCACCCATACCAGCCTGGAAGTCGAGACCGGATTCGACGTGGCGCCCGAAGGCACGGTCCAGTGCAAGTTCTGGGGCCTCGGGGCCGATGGAACCGTGGGCGCCAACAAAAGCGCCATCAAGATCATCGGCGACAACACCGACATGTACGCTCAGGCCTATTTCGCCTACGATTCCAAGAAATCGGGAGGTGTGACCATTTCCCATTTGCGGTTCGGCAAAACGCCGATCCAGTCCACCTACCTGATCGACAGTGCCGATTATATCGCCTGCCACAACCCATCCTATGTTCAGACCTACGACGTCCTGGAGGGGATCAAGGAGGGCGGCTCCTTCATGCTCAACAGCCCTTGGAGCCTGGAGGAGATGGAAGAGAAACTGCCCGCGTCCATGCGCCGCACCATCGCCCGCAAGAAACTCAAGTTCTACAATATCGATGCCGTCGCCATCGCCGGTGAAGTGGGCTTGGGCGGACGCATCAATATGATCATGCAGACCGCCTTCTTCAAGGCGGCCAATGTGATCCCCGTGGACGATGCCATCGCCTACCTCAAGGACCAGATCAAGAGCATGTTCGGGAAAAAGGGCGACAAGATCGTCAACATGAACAACGCCGCCGTGGACAAGACCCTGGATCATCTGGTGGAAATCCAGGTGCCGGACACCTGGGCCGATGCCGGCCTGGTCGCCGCCGACACGGCCGACGAGCCCGAGTGGGTCACGGATGTGATGCGGCCCATGCTGGCCCAGCAGGGCGACAAGCTGCCGGTGAGCGCGTTTTCGCCGGACGGCATCTTTCCGGTGGGCACCACCCAGTATGAGAAACGCGGGGTGGCCATCAATGTGCCTGAGTGGGTCATGGAAAACTGCATCCAATGCAACCAGTGCGCCATGGTTTGCCCCCATGCGGCCATTCGTCCGGTGCTGGTGACCGACGAGGAACTGTCCGCCGCACCCGAGGGATTCGAGGCCAAGAACGCCCTGGGCAAGGAACTCAAGGCGTACAAATTCCGCGTTCAGGTGTTTACCGAAGACTGCATGGGCTGCGGGAACTGTGCCGATATCTGTCCGGCCAAGAAGCCGGCCCTGGTGATGAAGCCGTTGGGCACGCAGATCGACCGGCAGGTGCCCAATCAGCGGTATGCGTCCAGCCTGCCGGTGCGTGAGGGCCTGGTCTCGCGCAATACGGTCAAGGGCAGCCAGTTCTACCAGCCGCTGCTGGAGTTCTCCGGTGCCTGTGCCGGTTGCGGGGAAACGCCTTACGCCAAATTGCTCACCCAACTGTTCGGCGAGCGCATGGTGATCGGCAACGCCACCGGCTGCACCTCCATTTGGGGCGGCAGCGCACCCTCGATTCCTTACTGCGTCAACGCCGAAGGGCACGGTCCCAGTTGGGGCAACTCCTTGTTCGAGGATCCGGCCGAGTTTACCTACGGCATGTTTCTGGGGGCCCTGCAGCAGCGCCAGCAGCTGGCCGAATGGGTTGCCGAAGCTGTTACGACGGATATCGATGACGAACTCAAAGCGGCCATGGAGGGCTGGCTGGCGAACATGAAGGACGCCGAAGGATCGAAACAATACGGCGACCAGATCCGCGAGATGCTTTTCGCCTATGCCGGCAATCCGCTGCTGGAAAAGATCGACAGTCTGTCGGCCCACTTCACCAAACGATCTTACTGGATCTTTGTGGGTGACGGATCGGCGTATGATATCTCCTTCGGCGGGATCGATCATGTGCTGGCATCCGGCGAGGACATCAACGTGATGGTTTATGATACGGAAGTCTACTCCAACACCGGCGGGCAGAGCTCCAAGGCCACCCCCACCGGCTCCATTGCCAAGTTTGCCGCCTCGGGCAAGAAGACCGCCAAGAAGGACCTGGGCGCCATGGCCATGACCTATGGGTATGTTTACGTGGCCAACGTGGGCATGGGAGCCAACAAGCAGCAGTTGGTCAAGGCCTTCACCGAAGCGGAAGGCTACGACGGTCCGTCGTTGATCATGGCCTATGCGCCGTGCATCAACCACGGCATCAAAAAGGGCATGGGCAAGAGCCAGGAAGAGACCAACCTGGCCGTCAAGAGCGGTTACTGGCCGCTGTACCGCTACAACCCCCTGCTTACGGCCGAGGGCAAGAATCCCTTTGTTCTGGATTCCAAGGAACCGGACGGCAGCCTGCAGGAATTTCTGGCCGGTGAGGTCCGCTATGCGTCCCTGCAGAAGCTTTTCCCGGAAGAGGCCCGGAAGCTGCACACCCGGCTGGAAGCGGAGTTTACCGCCCGTTACGCCAAGCTGAAGGAGATGGCCGAGGCCGAGTACAAACCGGTGGCGGCGACCGGCGAACTGGCCGAACCCGCAGAGGGCGGAGATGCCTGCACCCTGGCCGGAACGGCCGAGCATGCCGGCCGTGAGGGCGCCGATGAGGCGTGCGACGATGGCAGGGCCGGAAACTAA
- the larB gene encoding nickel pincer cofactor biosynthesis protein LarB, translating to MDNQQLKALIAGIQNGDVSPDNALERLKKLPFEDLGYAKVDHHRCLRNGVPEVIYCQGKTVEQIQGIVERMIPHHSNILATRADSRVHEGILALTDDCRYHEMARIVVVRPQPVTPVGRIAVVCAGTSDIPVAEEAAVTAITLGNRVDRHYDVGVAGIHRLLDSCEDLFKANVAIAIAGMEGALASVVGGLVSCPVIGVPTSVGYGASFGGLAALLSMLNSCASGVSVVNIDNGFGAAYQASLINKLATGACDERGRRTRPINP from the coding sequence ATGGATAACCAGCAGTTGAAAGCGCTGATTGCCGGCATACAAAACGGCGACGTGAGCCCGGATAACGCGCTGGAGCGCCTGAAAAAACTGCCGTTTGAGGACTTGGGATACGCCAAGGTGGATCACCACCGCTGCCTGCGTAACGGCGTGCCGGAGGTCATCTACTGCCAGGGCAAGACGGTCGAGCAGATTCAGGGGATCGTGGAACGGATGATTCCTCATCACAGCAACATTCTGGCGACACGCGCCGATTCCCGGGTCCATGAGGGTATTCTGGCTCTTACCGACGACTGCCGGTATCACGAGATGGCGCGCATCGTGGTGGTCCGTCCGCAACCGGTGACCCCGGTCGGTCGTATCGCCGTGGTGTGCGCCGGAACCTCGGACATCCCCGTGGCCGAGGAGGCGGCCGTGACCGCGATCACCCTGGGAAACCGGGTTGACCGGCACTACGACGTGGGTGTGGCCGGCATTCACCGGTTGCTGGATTCCTGCGAAGACCTGTTCAAGGCCAACGTGGCCATCGCCATTGCCGGCATGGAGGGTGCCCTGGCCAGCGTGGTGGGCGGATTGGTCTCCTGTCCCGTCATCGGTGTGCCGACCAGTGTGGGCTACGGTGCCAGCTTCGGCGGTCTCGCTGCCCTGCTCAGCATGCTCAACAGTTGCGCATCGGGGGTTTCGGTGGTCAATATCGACAACGGTTTCGGCGCCGCTTACCAGGCCAGCCTGATCAACAAGCTGGCCACGGGCGCCTGCGATGAACGGGGGCGCCGGACAAGGCCGATAAATCCATGA
- the larC gene encoding nickel pincer cofactor biosynthesis protein LarC, translating into MTMKMAYFDCFAGASGDMILGALLDAGLDLSVLRSELNTLGLSYWTLDRQDVVKGGIGGSQAMVRVDDGHHHHRHLSDITAIIEKSGLDPAVKRDSVRIFNRLAQAEAKVHNTTVDQIHFHEVGAMDAILDVVGGVAGIHALGIERIVCSPLNVGSGTIDCAHGTLPVPAPATAELVRGCPIYSSGVDGELLTPTGAAILTTLADDFGPMPSMTVDCIGFGAGSADRAIANMLRVFIGSAAEHGKAFAMEQTATVETTIDDMNPQIYEHLMERVLSLGVLDIFMQPVQMKKNRNGTLVTILCRPERVTAVADILFRETTTIGLRWRLDNRFTLQREFITVKTRFGPIRCKAAILGDERINLTPEYDDCRRVALAHNVPLKAVLEEAGCQALAMASRQAR; encoded by the coding sequence ATGACAATGAAGATGGCCTACTTTGACTGTTTTGCCGGCGCCAGCGGCGATATGATTCTCGGTGCACTCTTGGACGCCGGACTGGATCTATCTGTTTTGAGAAGCGAATTGAACACGCTGGGGCTTTCCTACTGGACCCTGGATCGGCAGGATGTTGTCAAAGGCGGCATTGGCGGCAGCCAGGCCATGGTGCGCGTGGACGATGGGCATCATCACCACCGCCATCTTTCCGATATCACCGCCATTATCGAAAAAAGCGGGCTGGATCCAGCGGTCAAGCGCGACAGTGTCCGGATCTTCAATCGCCTGGCCCAGGCCGAGGCCAAGGTGCACAACACCACCGTAGATCAGATCCATTTCCACGAAGTGGGGGCCATGGACGCCATCCTCGATGTGGTCGGCGGCGTGGCCGGCATCCACGCCCTGGGCATCGAACGCATCGTCTGCTCACCCCTTAATGTGGGCAGCGGCACCATCGACTGCGCCCACGGTACCCTGCCGGTGCCCGCGCCGGCCACGGCCGAGTTAGTTCGCGGCTGTCCGATCTATTCCAGCGGCGTTGACGGGGAACTGCTGACCCCCACCGGGGCGGCCATCCTGACGACCCTGGCCGACGACTTCGGCCCCATGCCGTCCATGACCGTGGATTGCATCGGCTTTGGTGCCGGCAGTGCCGATCGCGCCATCGCCAACATGCTGCGGGTGTTCATCGGTTCGGCCGCCGAGCACGGGAAGGCATTTGCCATGGAACAGACGGCCACCGTCGAAACGACCATCGACGACATGAATCCTCAGATTTACGAGCATCTCATGGAACGGGTACTTTCCCTTGGGGTGCTGGATATTTTCATGCAGCCGGTGCAGATGAAGAAGAACCGCAACGGCACCCTGGTGACGATTCTCTGCCGTCCGGAAAGGGTAACCGCCGTGGCCGACATACTCTTCCGCGAGACCACCACCATCGGTCTGCGTTGGCGGCTGGACAACCGGTTTACCCTGCAGCGCGAATTCATCACCGTAAAGACCCGCTTCGGCCCGATCCGCTGCAAAGCGGCGATTCTGGGCGACGAACGGATCAATCTGACCCCCGAGTATGACGATTGCAGGCGGGTGGCTTTGGCGCACAACGTTCCACTGAAAGCCGTCCTGGAAGAGGCCGGTTGCCAGGCCCTGGCCATGGCATCACGGCAGGCGCGATGA
- a CDS encoding DUF1847 domain-containing protein produces MQAKTPDCARCPYKISERLCRTPDGKSPDFCPTRHMSDLVEQSLEEYDHSPGILEFAQQASIQEGEGYRNRELGYENVRGAKTRIEEIMEFATKMNYHRLGLAFCLGLRQEAKIVGKLFSSVGFDMVSVVCKAGRIPKERLGLDRAQQIDASEPESMCNPILQAMVLNKAETEFNVLLGLCVGHDSLFFKYAQAPCTVLAVKDRVLGHNPLAAVYNLDSYYRSLKRFQTRTTP; encoded by the coding sequence ATGCAAGCAAAAACTCCCGATTGCGCCCGCTGCCCTTACAAAATCTCAGAGCGACTGTGCCGGACACCAGACGGCAAATCCCCGGATTTTTGCCCCACCCGCCACATGTCGGATCTGGTCGAGCAGAGTCTCGAGGAGTACGATCATTCACCCGGTATTTTGGAATTTGCCCAACAGGCTTCAATCCAAGAGGGAGAGGGATATCGGAACCGGGAACTGGGTTATGAAAACGTCAGGGGCGCCAAAACCCGGATCGAGGAGATCATGGAGTTCGCCACAAAAATGAACTACCACCGTCTGGGTCTGGCTTTTTGCCTTGGCCTGCGCCAGGAGGCCAAAATTGTGGGCAAACTTTTTTCCTCCGTTGGCTTTGACATGGTTTCAGTGGTCTGCAAGGCGGGACGGATACCCAAAGAACGGCTGGGACTGGACCGGGCCCAGCAGATCGATGCAAGCGAACCGGAAAGCATGTGCAATCCGATTTTGCAGGCCATGGTTTTAAACAAGGCCGAAACCGAATTCAATGTTCTCCTGGGACTGTGCGTGGGACATGATTCGCTTTTTTTCAAGTATGCCCAAGCGCCCTGCACGGTGCTCGCTGTCAAGGACCGGGTGTTGGGCCACAATCCCCTGGCTGCCGTTTACAACCTCGATAGCTATTACCGAAGCCTCAAAAGGTTTCAAACCCGGACAACCCCTTGA